In Bacillus sp. SB49, a single window of DNA contains:
- a CDS encoding glycoside hydrolase family 2 TIM barrel-domain containing protein, translating into MELKPHDYENIKVLERNRRRERAHFFPYKKEQAAWTFERECSPSFQSLNGNWKFHYAENPLDAPERFYETNYDVMDWEELPVPSSWQMHGYGKPAYTNVVYPFPVDPPYVPDENPTGSYVREFYVPEEWLEEKVFVKFEGVDSAFHLWVNGKEAGYSQGSRIPSEFDLTPFLKAGTNRIAVRVYQWSDGSYIEDQDMWWLSGIFRDVYLLVVPKVHIDDIFVKTVWKQSSDVAELVVETKVENGTGKDISGYSLDYQFFDKEKQPVFSEIHDPLEDLAPVREFSVMKPRLWSSEDPYLYTLLLTLKDGEGKTVEIIPLKVGFRSIELVDGQFLVNGAAVKLKGVNRHDHHPELGRAVPFEWMKQDVLLMKQHNINAVRTAHYPNDPRFYDLCDQYGLYVIDEADLECHGFEVIGDWNALSDDPEWKDAYVDRMKRMVARDKNRPSIIMWSLGNESGFGSNHQEMARWVKEYDDTRLVHYEGESRALASSERFYDPKIDPEASDVFTTMYTSVEEMEALGKRKDLKKPHILCEYAHAMGNGPGGLQEYWDTFYRYDRLQGGFVWEWLDHGILQTNEDGEEYYAYGGDFGERPHDSNFVIDGLVMPDRTPSPALAEYKKVIEPVRMEAADLAKGTIDVTNRYDFLSLDHLHASWKVMEGERCLDSGVVSLEGIMPGESKTVDIPFLSLKDKAFEEEVWLTVECRLAHETDWAETGHEIAWAQFELPAQRLAVNNQAETHSPITRVEDERHLRLDGDSFTAIWSKKDGMLTEWTYQGISMLEKGPALHLWRAPIDNDLWGQDQWKETPSIKEWRDAGLSDMRHRLRSLHYQAHADNWMEVTVETRVAPPSLNWGLDVTYRYLVQEDGIIDLQVEGEPYGKPPETFPRIGLKMELPAGLDHVKWFGRGPGEAYIDSRQAARIGVWSKHVEELRTPYVFPQENGNRHEVRWMKLHRLDGIGLQVKSASLFDFNAHYYTVENLEAAKHTYDLKKEDFLTLLIDHRQHGLGSASCGPDVLEKYQLKSGPFQFRVSMVPTI; encoded by the coding sequence ATGGAATTAAAGCCGCATGATTATGAAAATATCAAGGTGTTGGAACGGAATCGTAGAAGAGAGCGGGCACACTTCTTTCCTTATAAAAAGGAACAGGCAGCATGGACGTTTGAGAGGGAGTGTTCGCCTTCCTTCCAATCTCTCAACGGAAATTGGAAGTTCCATTATGCTGAAAATCCGCTTGATGCCCCGGAACGTTTCTATGAAACGAATTATGATGTCATGGATTGGGAGGAGCTTCCGGTCCCCTCGTCCTGGCAGATGCACGGCTATGGGAAACCGGCTTATACGAACGTTGTCTATCCATTCCCTGTCGATCCACCCTATGTACCGGATGAGAATCCGACAGGGTCCTATGTACGGGAATTCTATGTTCCTGAGGAGTGGCTGGAGGAGAAAGTATTCGTCAAATTCGAAGGAGTAGACAGTGCTTTCCATTTATGGGTGAACGGAAAAGAGGCAGGATACAGCCAGGGAAGCCGTATCCCCTCTGAGTTCGACCTTACTCCGTTTCTTAAAGCAGGTACGAACAGAATCGCCGTTCGGGTATATCAATGGTCGGACGGTTCGTATATAGAAGATCAGGATATGTGGTGGTTGAGCGGCATCTTTCGGGATGTCTATTTGCTTGTCGTTCCAAAAGTACATATCGACGATATCTTCGTGAAGACGGTATGGAAACAATCGTCCGATGTCGCAGAGTTGGTCGTGGAAACCAAGGTGGAGAACGGAACAGGAAAAGACATATCCGGTTATTCGCTTGACTATCAATTCTTTGATAAAGAGAAGCAGCCTGTATTCTCCGAAATCCATGATCCGTTGGAAGACCTGGCACCTGTCCGTGAATTCTCTGTAATGAAGCCACGGCTTTGGTCTTCAGAAGATCCTTACTTATATACGTTACTCCTTACCTTGAAAGACGGGGAAGGAAAGACCGTAGAGATTATCCCTTTGAAAGTCGGGTTCCGTTCCATTGAGCTTGTAGATGGACAATTCCTTGTCAACGGCGCTGCTGTGAAACTGAAAGGCGTCAACCGCCATGATCACCATCCGGAACTAGGCCGTGCCGTTCCTTTCGAGTGGATGAAACAAGATGTTCTTTTGATGAAGCAGCATAACATCAACGCCGTCCGTACGGCCCACTATCCTAACGATCCAAGATTCTATGACTTGTGTGATCAATACGGCTTGTACGTCATTGATGAAGCGGATTTGGAATGCCATGGTTTCGAAGTCATCGGGGACTGGAATGCACTGAGTGATGACCCTGAATGGAAAGATGCTTATGTAGACCGAATGAAGCGGATGGTTGCCCGGGATAAGAACCGCCCGTCCATCATCATGTGGTCGCTTGGGAATGAGTCCGGTTTCGGAAGCAACCATCAGGAGATGGCCCGCTGGGTGAAAGAATATGATGACACGCGTCTGGTTCATTATGAAGGGGAGAGTCGCGCCCTTGCTTCCTCGGAACGCTTCTATGATCCGAAAATAGATCCGGAAGCTTCCGATGTATTTACAACGATGTACACGTCTGTAGAAGAAATGGAGGCATTAGGGAAGCGTAAGGATTTGAAGAAGCCGCACATATTGTGTGAATATGCCCATGCCATGGGGAACGGACCTGGAGGATTGCAGGAGTACTGGGATACCTTTTATCGATACGACCGTCTGCAGGGAGGATTCGTATGGGAATGGCTGGACCACGGAATCTTACAGACGAACGAAGACGGTGAGGAGTATTATGCCTACGGAGGGGACTTCGGTGAACGTCCTCACGATTCCAATTTCGTTATCGACGGTTTGGTCATGCCGGACCGCACCCCGTCTCCGGCGCTTGCAGAATACAAAAAGGTGATAGAACCTGTACGTATGGAAGCGGCAGACCTTGCAAAAGGGACAATCGACGTAACCAACCGCTATGATTTCCTTTCTCTTGACCACCTGCACGCTTCCTGGAAAGTGATGGAAGGAGAACGCTGTCTGGATAGTGGAGTGGTTTCATTAGAAGGGATCATGCCGGGCGAATCGAAAACGGTGGACATTCCTTTTCTATCTCTGAAGGATAAAGCGTTCGAAGAGGAAGTATGGCTGACAGTAGAATGCAGGCTCGCTCACGAAACAGACTGGGCGGAGACTGGGCACGAGATTGCCTGGGCGCAGTTTGAGCTTCCGGCACAGCGATTGGCGGTTAATAATCAAGCAGAGACCCATTCGCCGATTACACGGGTAGAGGACGAGCGACACCTTCGCTTGGACGGAGATTCTTTCACCGCCATATGGTCGAAGAAGGACGGCATGCTGACGGAATGGACGTATCAAGGGATATCCATGCTCGAGAAAGGCCCTGCTCTTCATCTGTGGAGGGCGCCTATTGACAATGACCTATGGGGACAGGATCAATGGAAGGAAACCCCTTCGATAAAAGAGTGGAGAGACGCCGGGCTTTCGGATATGCGTCATCGCCTGCGATCGCTTCATTATCAAGCACATGCTGATAACTGGATGGAGGTTACGGTAGAAACACGTGTGGCTCCACCGTCCCTGAACTGGGGCTTGGACGTGACCTATCGTTACCTTGTACAGGAAGATGGCATTATCGACCTTCAGGTGGAAGGGGAACCTTACGGAAAACCCCCGGAAACTTTCCCGAGGATTGGTTTGAAAATGGAACTCCCAGCCGGACTGGATCACGTAAAATGGTTCGGACGTGGACCGGGTGAAGCTTATATCGACAGCAGGCAGGCGGCCCGTATCGGAGTATGGTCCAAGCACGTAGAGGAGCTTCGTACTCCTTATGTCTTCCCTCAGGAGAACGGGAATCGTCATGAAGTCCGCTGGATGAAGCTTCATCGTTTAGATGGGATAGGTTTGCAGGTGAAGAGTGCTTCTTTGTTCGACTTCAACGCCCACTATTACACTGTCGAAAACTTGGAAGCTGCCAAACATACGTATGACCTGAAAAAAGAAGACTTCCTGACGCTTTTGATAGACCATCGCCAGCATGGGTTGGGGTCTGCAAGCTGTGGACCGGATGTATTGGAGAAGTATCAGCTGAAGAGCGGGCCATTCCAGTTCAGGGTGTCCATGGTGCCCACCATCTGA
- a CDS encoding glycoside hydrolase family 35 protein yields MLTAENGQFLLNDKPFQILSGAIHYFRTVPEHWEDRLEKLKALGLNTVETYVPWNLHEPRRGEFEFSGLADIEGFIQTAADLGLYVIVRPAPYICAEWEMGGLPSWLLKDKDVVMRSSDPVYLSYVESYYKELLPKFVPHLYQNGGPIIAMQIENEYGAYGNDQKYLTFLKKQYEQHGLDTFLFTSDGPDFIEQGSLPDVTTTLNFGSKVEQAFERLDAFKTGSPKMVAEFWIGWFDYWTGEHHTRDAGDAAAVFRELMERKASVNFYMFHGGTNFGFMNGANHYDVYYPTITSYDYDSLLTESGAITEKYNAVKSILADYQTVPADYESVLSSEAYGRVEVEEGVSLFDTLAEIGKRTAHIKPLSMEEIDQAYGYTLYKTTVNRSGELSMGIEAVHDRAFIYVNGTYQKTIYINDEQKKTTLVFPEKINTLEILVENMGRANYGEHLEDRKGLTKNIWLGEQYFFEWEMYAVELDILPESYAKQEDSRYPKFFRGTFDAPGRHDTYIDSEGFTKGNLFVNGFNLGRYWNTAGPQKRIYVPGPLLKEQGNELVILELEHSSVSEVQLVDQPELAAVVKS; encoded by the coding sequence ATGCTTACAGCTGAAAACGGTCAATTTCTTTTAAATGATAAGCCCTTTCAAATCCTTTCCGGTGCCATTCACTATTTCCGTACCGTCCCGGAGCACTGGGAAGACAGACTGGAAAAATTGAAGGCTCTCGGATTGAATACGGTAGAAACGTATGTCCCTTGGAACCTGCATGAACCGCGCAGAGGGGAGTTCGAATTCTCGGGCTTAGCCGATATCGAAGGTTTCATACAGACAGCGGCCGATCTGGGACTCTATGTGATCGTCCGTCCAGCCCCGTATATTTGTGCCGAATGGGAGATGGGAGGGCTTCCCTCCTGGCTGCTGAAGGACAAGGATGTTGTCATGAGAAGCAGTGATCCCGTTTATCTGTCGTACGTAGAAAGTTATTACAAAGAGCTACTTCCTAAGTTCGTCCCGCACCTATACCAGAACGGCGGTCCGATCATCGCGATGCAGATTGAGAATGAGTACGGCGCCTACGGCAATGATCAGAAATATTTGACGTTCCTTAAGAAACAATACGAGCAGCATGGTCTGGATACCTTCCTCTTCACATCAGACGGTCCAGACTTTATCGAACAGGGATCACTCCCGGACGTGACGACAACGTTGAACTTCGGTTCCAAGGTGGAGCAGGCGTTTGAACGTCTGGATGCATTCAAGACGGGTTCACCGAAGATGGTTGCAGAATTTTGGATCGGCTGGTTCGATTATTGGACAGGGGAGCATCACACCCGTGACGCAGGAGATGCTGCGGCTGTCTTCAGAGAATTGATGGAACGAAAAGCATCGGTCAACTTCTACATGTTCCATGGCGGCACGAACTTCGGGTTCATGAACGGAGCCAACCACTATGATGTCTACTACCCTACGATTACAAGCTATGATTATGACAGCTTGTTGACAGAGAGTGGAGCGATCACAGAGAAATACAATGCAGTGAAATCCATCCTTGCCGACTACCAAACCGTCCCGGCCGACTATGAGTCTGTGCTTTCATCCGAAGCTTACGGCAGGGTGGAAGTGGAGGAGGGCGTAAGTCTGTTCGATACCCTTGCCGAAATCGGGAAGCGGACGGCACACATAAAGCCGCTCTCTATGGAGGAAATTGACCAGGCTTATGGCTACACCCTTTATAAGACGACCGTCAACCGCTCCGGAGAGCTGAGTATGGGGATCGAAGCCGTTCATGACCGTGCTTTTATTTACGTTAATGGTACGTATCAGAAAACCATTTATATCAATGACGAACAGAAGAAAACGACACTCGTTTTCCCGGAAAAGATCAATACGCTGGAAATCCTCGTCGAGAATATGGGAAGAGCCAACTACGGTGAGCATCTGGAGGATCGTAAAGGCTTGACGAAGAATATTTGGCTCGGGGAGCAGTATTTCTTTGAATGGGAGATGTACGCCGTTGAATTGGATATCCTTCCTGAAAGCTACGCAAAGCAGGAGGACTCCCGTTATCCGAAATTCTTCCGCGGTACGTTCGATGCGCCGGGGAGACACGACACTTACATCGACAGTGAAGGGTTCACGAAGGGGAATCTCTTCGTAAACGGGTTCAATCTGGGGAGATATTGGAACACAGCCGGTCCTCAAAAGCGGATCTACGTCCCAGGCCCGCTGTTGAAGGAGCAAGGAAATGAACTGGTCATACTGGAATTAGAGCACTCTTCTGTTTCAGAAGTGCAGTTGGTGGATCAGCCTGAACTTGCCGCCGTTGTGAAATCATAA
- a CDS encoding nuclear transport factor 2 family protein, which translates to MNLDKYFDLFDRSRTSEEAMEELNGLFTDDMVFVLNGSRKQGLDQWKLFMKQVFTNNTDIKHMYEGWEKVEGTDAYETRWAVCGKLANGKVYTQTGKDIARLDEAGRISYLENVPDQQDLFQGY; encoded by the coding sequence ATGAATTTAGATAAATATTTCGATCTTTTTGATCGTTCCCGAACAAGTGAAGAGGCGATGGAAGAGTTAAATGGTTTGTTCACGGATGACATGGTCTTCGTATTAAATGGCAGCAGGAAGCAGGGGCTGGATCAATGGAAGCTGTTCATGAAGCAGGTATTCACCAATAATACAGACATTAAGCATATGTATGAAGGTTGGGAAAAAGTCGAAGGAACCGATGCATATGAAACGCGGTGGGCCGTGTGCGGAAAGCTTGCAAATGGAAAGGTGTACACGCAGACAGGGAAGGACATTGCCCGTCTGGACGAAGCGGGCCGGATCAGCTATTTGGAAAACGTCCCGGATCAACAGGATTTGTTCCAAGGTTATTAA
- a CDS encoding tryptophan-rich sensory protein produces MGKFILNLLAFILVVVVNGLANALPLNGQTTGEISNRLDVLFTPAGYVFSIWGLIYLLLGIWVLRQFPASRRDLPLYQNTSGLFVLSSLLNSLWIFLWHYNYFGLTVIVMLLLLLTLIRLYTTVKASGASFFDLLPFSIYLGWISVATIANISYYLTDIGWDGFGLSDTVWTIILLVVATVLAVFFLVSEEDWVYPLVFVWAFIGIGVRNQGSDETVVVYTAYLLAALIFILTIVFGFKQKRTS; encoded by the coding sequence ATGGGTAAATTCATCTTGAATCTCCTGGCGTTTATCCTTGTCGTCGTCGTTAACGGACTTGCGAACGCGCTGCCGCTGAATGGACAAACGACTGGTGAAATTTCCAACCGCCTCGATGTTCTATTTACACCGGCAGGGTATGTCTTCAGTATTTGGGGACTAATTTATCTTCTGCTTGGAATCTGGGTGCTGCGTCAGTTCCCGGCAAGCCGCAGAGATCTGCCGCTTTATCAAAATACGAGTGGACTTTTCGTCCTGAGCAGCCTGCTCAATAGTTTATGGATCTTCCTTTGGCATTATAATTACTTCGGTTTGACCGTGATCGTCATGCTGCTGCTATTGCTTACCCTGATCCGGCTGTATACGACAGTGAAAGCAAGCGGGGCATCGTTTTTCGATCTTCTGCCATTCTCCATCTATTTAGGGTGGATCAGTGTAGCGACGATCGCTAACATCAGCTATTATCTAACAGATATTGGATGGGACGGCTTTGGTCTTTCTGATACCGTCTGGACGATTATTCTGCTGGTTGTCGCCACGGTATTAGCCGTATTTTTCCTTGTAAGCGAAGAGGATTGGGTATATCCGCTCGTCTTCGTCTGGGCGTTCATAGGCATTGGTGTGCGCAACCAGGGTTCCGATGAGACGGTTGTCGTCTATACCGCTTACCTTTTGGCTGCGTTGATTTTCATCCTGACGATTGTATTCGGATTTAAACAAAAGAGAACATCATAA
- a CDS encoding D-alanyl-D-alanine carboxypeptidase family protein has protein sequence MRIFIAIIAAFIIAPFILTSPAAAEAGDTPQIDSESGIVMEANTGRILYEKNAEERLYPASLTKIATAIYAIEHGDLDDTVTVSKQASETGGSSVFLKEGDQMRLGQLIQGLLLNSGNDAGVAIAEHLSGSSGQFAKDLNVYLKEEVGVENTTFFNPHGLFDPRHMTTAEDLARITAYAMKNDTFKEMFGKKQIDWDSESWDTTLYTHHKLMREMPYDGVTGGKTGYVGQAGFTLATSAERDGTSLVAITMKNSTQLGAYHDTEKLLDYGFDNFETTTVSPDDVYDFMGEPYAVEEPLTYTHSTNHPIDQNVILPGVLIISNQMGDVLTSGMLRQVDRKHTTAGALSAAVKVDDIWDYTGHPLDQDLTAFKY, from the coding sequence GTGAGAATATTTATAGCCATAATCGCTGCATTCATTATCGCACCATTTATCTTAACCTCTCCTGCTGCCGCAGAAGCCGGGGATACTCCACAGATCGATAGTGAGTCAGGCATTGTCATGGAAGCGAATACAGGACGGATATTGTATGAAAAAAATGCAGAAGAGCGTTTGTACCCAGCCAGCTTGACGAAAATTGCGACCGCTATCTACGCTATCGAGCATGGGGATTTGGATGATACGGTAACAGTGAGTAAGCAGGCAAGTGAAACAGGCGGATCCAGTGTCTTCCTCAAAGAAGGCGATCAGATGAGGCTCGGTCAGCTCATTCAAGGATTGCTGCTTAATTCAGGAAACGATGCAGGGGTAGCGATTGCGGAGCACCTCAGCGGAAGCTCGGGGCAGTTTGCTAAAGATTTGAACGTATACCTGAAAGAGGAAGTGGGGGTGGAGAATACAACCTTCTTCAATCCACACGGCTTGTTTGATCCACGGCATATGACGACAGCGGAGGATTTGGCACGGATAACCGCTTATGCGATGAAGAATGATACCTTTAAAGAAATGTTCGGAAAGAAGCAGATAGACTGGGACAGTGAGTCTTGGGATACGACGTTATACACGCACCATAAGCTGATGCGGGAAATGCCGTATGACGGTGTGACTGGAGGCAAGACGGGGTATGTCGGACAGGCTGGCTTCACATTGGCAACGAGTGCCGAACGGGACGGTACCAGTCTTGTTGCCATCACGATGAAGAATAGTACGCAGCTCGGCGCTTACCATGATACGGAGAAACTGCTGGATTATGGGTTTGATAACTTTGAGACGACAACGGTATCTCCGGACGATGTCTATGACTTCATGGGTGAGCCTTATGCCGTCGAAGAGCCGTTGACATACACCCATTCCACTAATCATCCAATAGATCAGAACGTAATCCTGCCTGGTGTCTTGATTATTTCCAACCAAATGGGTGACGTCCTGACATCCGGTATGCTTCGGCAGGTAGACAGGAAGCATACCACAGCAGGCGCTCTATCCGCTGCTGTGAAAGTGGATGACATATGGGACTATACGGGTCATCCGCTCGATCAGGATCTTACCGCATTTAAATATTGA